Genomic segment of Pagrus major chromosome 19, Pma_NU_1.0:
TTTCACCGCATTGATCTGTGAAGCCACAAATTATGCTGAAGCTGATGGAGCATACAAAAAGAGaatacaaaatatattcaagaaaaagagaaaacaccaGAAAGAGAGATCTTACGTGTTTCAGTGTTGTTGTGACGGGCTTGGCTTTGTTCTTGGGCTTCAAGTGCTTGTTTGCGACTTGAAAGACATTCTTCTGTTTCTTCCCTTTTTGCTTATTCTTCCCCATGTTACCTGGGGAGAGAAACACCAAAGAGTGGGGAGATTTAACTTCTATACCATAGCCTCTGCAACTACTGTGTCTGCCTGCACTAAAGTGGTAGTTTCTGCATTGATCACACCTGCTCGCTGCTCTCTGAAAAAGACAATGTTGAGATTGTTCCAGGTTACCCGTATGCCTCCTGCGCTCAGCAGCCACCTGATTAGCAACACATCCATTCACACAAGAAGCTCACTCCTTGAGACATAGTCAGATGACTTTAACAGGATCAAGAGGTTCAGATGATGTATGAATAAGCGTAATTGAAGGGATTCTTAATGTCACACCAAACACACCAAGTTGGGCATTATGCAGCGGACAAGCTTGCAATTTAATGCACATTAGTGTCTGGACCAGGGCTGGCCAAAGTGGGGCCTGtgggccaaagttggcccacaataaagttttatttgggccaccagatgtttctagtgaGATGAaatacaaatgaagaaaaataaaattataatatgagataaaatgctctttaaatatgtccTACACTTTGTGTAGGAAGTCAGTCACTTCAGGTTAGTCAAGATCCTTGTACTATGTAGAgccaattaaaaataaattgaaagaTTAGTCTGGTAAAACATTGGCCCGTGGTCCACCAATACATTTTAGTTTTGGCCCTACAGGGGAACTGACTGACGGTTGCATcatagacaaaaacaaaccccTGACTCTGGGTCAATAACCGACTGGCAGCTACCTGTAGGCCTGATTAAAAACCCCAAACCATGAAAAATATAAACTGCTTTTCAGAAAAGAACCGCCCACATGAATATAATGCACTGAGATTAATGACTTTAAACTTTATAGAACattttatacataaaaaaattgGCCTACCAcagtcaaaaaagaaaacaaaatggagaaaatTATTTATACAACTTCCCAAACTCGCACCAGCAAGTGTAAAGACAGCCTTTATAACTCAACAGATATTGTCATGTACTGTGAAGCCTATGTGTCTTCTATTTTCTTGTTTAAGTCCATGTCACCTCAGGGGAAATATGAGTCCTACCAATAGCTTAATATAAATAGACATCAAGCATCTAGTCTGCCTgttacagacacatttaaatgactCTTAATAAACCTTATCCACATCCTTCTGGATAAACACAAGTCAGTTAAAATGCCTTACAAAGATGTTGTTGCCAGctactgcctgcctgcctcacTGTACACATGAAACTGTGTCACTTATTAGTTATTTTCATCGTTTCAGATGAAGCCGATTAATTCTACTAAGCAGGAttatttttgacaaaacaatACGTTCACATTTTGACGACTTAACAAGTAGAGAAACTCACAGACAGACCTTGTTTGAGGAGCTGTTAGCTTGTGTTGATATCCTCATGTGCTAGCACAAACAACGTGCCTTCTCTGTGACGTCATTTCTGTGCGACCACCGTCGACACTCACCCGTTTGACGTTTGTTAAATCCCTCTCGGTTAGCGTCAATAAACAGCGGGGAAGAAAGGTAttgcagaataaataaaacacgcTTCACTGTGTTAAAACCAATACATAATTTAATTTAGCTTGCTGCGTACTACAGTCGACTGAAAGTTGAAGATTAGCGACGTAAAACGCCATTATTTTGAAAGACGATTTCCGTGAATTGAAgtgtttcctttaaaaatgttcGGCGACAAGGTGTAAATATTAACCGTGTGTTAAACCTGTAGTTGtcctttcttttaaaaaggggggttttaaaatgatttccaCTGAAATTATTCTCGTAAAACTAAAATACACCCTCAATATTTGATTTTCGGTGCGGAAGTTAGCGCTAAGCTAACCGGataacatgaaaacaacacttccgctttattcaaaataaaagcacagtgtTTAGCTCTGTTAATATACTTCATATCAGATGTTTAATATGTcgaaaatcaacaaaaaacagcttggaaatacatttttggcaACACATTTTGCGCCAAATTACCCTGTGACCCCACTACTGAAATTCATGGTAAGTCTGTATTTAATGATgtaacattttgtagaaattacAACAGCCCACATGGCATTTTAAACACCTTGAAATACCCTTGATGCATTTATAAGATTAACATAgaattaaaagttatttttctctgttggttatgtttgtttgcAAAGGGTTTCCCCCCCCCCTTTGAACgaaaaataaactacaaatcAAACTTTTTTGAATGCTTGCAGTCTCGTTTACCAACAGCAGGTGGCATCATAGTACCACCACAGCTGTGTACCTGACAGGTGTATGATTTCCTGAAAAGCTGTGCTGCCAGTGCACACTGAGCTGTTTTGGCCACTTGAATGCATTTTTACTattgaggagaaaaaagagaagagaaggagagacagggGAATTTTGCAAGCCACACTTGGAAACCACACACCTGCTTTCATGTTCTGATACTATGTTTCTAATACACCTATTTATTATGCAAATTATGGCATGTTGGTTGCATGTAGGCTACTAATAGCTGTGTGATTATAATGTGTCAGCCATTTGGGGCATTGCACCACagatgtgtctgtctgctgcagctccatcacTCGCCGACAAATTATGTAGGCCCTCCAGCAGACCTTCAGTTTCGTTATCTGTGTTGCTGAGCTGTGCAAGAACAAGCAAGATAACTCTGCTGTCCTTTATCTTCAAGTCAGAAAgcacatgttttaatttttcgTGTACAGAATAATAAAAGTTACTGTCTTTTTTAGTTTGGAGACCCAACTTGAGGTCCTTAACTAGTAATAATAAATCttattgatattttagaatAACTTTTTGggaacactttacaataaggtacacaaaaaatgtgagtagttactggGGAGTGTgtgaggaatgaatcaggaacaaCTTCACGGTTAATGAACTGTTAACGAGTAAATCCTCAACTGTGATTCGAGGACTATgtagtagataatgatgagttactggaGAGCAGACTGGGAGAtaatatattaatgaatcattaggtaatgattagttcattaATATCTGTGACTCAACAGATTGATCACTTTGTTcatgagttgttcctgattaactatCAACCAGCCGCTGAGTTACAGCTCATTAGTTACTAATTGCTTAATCATTAGTTATTCTTTTTGTGTACCTCAAGTAAAGTGAGACATACTGAGTAGTAACCAATATAGAGTCATTATATAGCAGCTGGTTGATAGTGtgttgattcacagatattaatgaactaatcattgcctaatgattcattaatatgttatctcccagtctgttctcaAGTAACTCATCATTGTCCACTATTTAATCTTCAAATCACAGTTATTGAGGAATTAACGATGTATTAACCATCAAGttgttcctgattcattcctcacGTGCAGCTcactcacatgtgtgtgtgtgccttacTGTAAAACTTTACCAacttttttaaatctgtatttgCACATGTTCAGTTTTTACGCGGCGCGTTTCCATGTCTCCACGGCGCGTCTTTCTGTCACGTCCCAGCTGAAGCTGACTTTCAGTTTGAAGGTGACACTGTCACCGCTGCTGTCGCGTAATTCCGTTACTTCCTGACACGACAGGCGAGTTAAACCCGTTAGCTGGAGAGCGAAAACGCGCTCGGCACGTTGATGGAGGAATACTATCCAGCTCATCGAGCTGTAGCAGTCTGCTGTGGAGTGTCAATGAGGAGtttaccaccaccaccaccgcagcagcagcagagagagacagagagaaagagagagagagagactcattGATCCACATTGTTGCAGCGTGTCGGCGCATCTAAACTCCTCCCGGTCATTGCGCGGACATCATGTGGCCAACAACAGCCTGACAGGCGCACCGCTCACTGTGGGACCCTATATAAGCTCTGCAGCTGTCAGGTGGAGGACACTGGCTGCTTTGCGCTAGGGGACGACTCGCTTTAGGGGATTACGGCACTAGATACTCACAGATCCAAACTGTAACCATGTCTCATGCTTGGGGATACGCGGCCGACAACGGTGAGGCGCTCATCGGCCTGCATGCTATGAAATATAGGGGTGTCATTACTGAGAGGGGGTGTTTAAAGAACCAGTCATAACCAGCAGAATGTGCTCAATGAATGCACTTGTCACTGCATGcagagattttttattttatttatttatttattgcaatTCTGCACATTTAGGGGCTTTTTTACGCGCATTTTAAGCACATCACCTCCCCAAACAAACATACTTCaagattaacattttaataatcacaatttttccattattatataatttctaGGACCCGAAAAATGGTGCGATAACTTCCCAATTGCCAATGGACCCCGCCAGTCTCCCATTGACATCGTCCCTGGCGCAGCATCTTACGACGGGGAGCTGAAGCCGCTCAACCTGAAGTACGACCCCTCCACCTGCCTTGATATCCTCAACAACGGACATTCCTTCCAAGTGACCTTCGTAGACGACTCCGACAGCTCAAGTTAGTGTGACATTAATATTGTATGAATATCGACGCCTCAGAATCTGATCAGGCAAATTTGCATTTCATATTTCGCCTTAACGTGGAGAAAACAcgatgttttcctttgtttttccaGTTATTATTGCAAGATTTGTTGATATATTAGAGGAGCTGTAAGATGATTGGACCTGTAGGGTTTGCAAACAAAGACAATCGATGTACTGATGGTGATTTACAGGATGCAGCAACCTGCAAAAAATGCGGCATTCAGCTGCTTTGTGTCAGAGCTGCACCTGCTTAAAGGCTGTAAAACCCATGCATGTTAATATTTATCCAGGGTTTCGTCATGACCAaacaagaaaaggaagaaaatgtgtttatttattcattttattcgATTATTCTgcgttattttattattttttttaaatcaaaagaaATCTGCCTGGAGTTTGGTGGACATGCTGCAGGGGCTCCATTCAAAAGCGGAGCACAAAGCACGCAGATACTAATTGAATTGGTAATGTAACCCCTGGTAAACCTTTCCCACGCCAACTCCATTCTGCTGCCAGTGAGGtcaaaagcaccaaaaaaaaaagaaaaagaaaaaagaaaaaccaaggTTACTCTGCAAACAAACGCTGGCTTGCTTAACTATTCAACCCCAACCCTGCATGTTAATGAGTCACCTATAAGATGCTTTGTTTTCCTTCCTAGACTATACAATTTAAGAATACTTTGATTTTCtattctctatttttttttttattgcatttcaatTCATCTAAGATTTGGTTTCGTAGAGACAATCACTTCTGcttctcgtttttttttttttgtattttgaggATTTGGGATTGGTCGTCCTTAAGCTGATCTGAGTCTAATGCAGGAGATGGTTATATAATCAACCCAATCACATGGATTATTTCTGGTGGACACACattaagacaaaacaaaagcagctttttttttctgagaatgTGACGAGTTAGAGCCTCTTACATCTTGCTTCGCTGCACTTATTTTCCACCCTGCCCTCCCAAACAAAGGACGAGCTCGGTCTGCGTGTCATCGTGCatcatgtgtctgtgtatcACCTCAGCctcttcatatttatttttaagtgaTCCCTTTATTAGCACACACACCTTCAAAATTGCAAAGACCGGTTTGACATCTTCTTATCATTTGAGGCCGTCTGCTGAGAAACAAATATCCTGTCTGGAGagggcagtgtgtgtttgtgtgtgtgtgagagagagcattTCGTAATAGCACCAGAAATAGAACAATATACAGGATTATCTGCCACCGTTTCAACTACTACTCCTGCAAATAGATACGTTACGTAACATTTACGGGAGTCTGGATGTGAACAATATGTGGACATTGTTTCAGACTGAATGTAAACCCACAATTTGACAAAAGCTTACACAACAGGAACTGAGTCTGCCTCCATGAAATAGGAAGTCTGCCACGGTGGCACAAGTGTGTGTCATCTTCTCAGCCtattctttgtgttttcatatttttacagcacagaaataaaaacatttctttccaCGTTTGCAGTCGTTTTACCATTTTATGACAATGTTGCACAGTTGAGGCCGACCGCAGCACCACCCACCTTCAGCGTGGGATGAACTGACTGTAGATGTGTGTTTATTCTGCAGCTCTGACGGACGGACCCATCACAGGAACCTACAGGCTCAAGCAGTTTCATTTCCACTGGGGAGCTTCTGATGACAAGGGCTCTGAGCACACCGTGGCCGGGAGCAAGTTTCCTGCTGAGGTAAGGATGCTCAGCGTGGAGTAACGAGGAGGAAAAAGTCAGATTGGagttttaaatttgacttgCATCGTAGGTCGTTAACATTTCTTGAGAGCAAAGCTGCTCCGAGGGAAGAAATATATCAGATTAGTGAGGCCTAAATTGGAAACTAATTTCCTTTTGCCTTGTATGTGTTCCAGTTCACTAACTTCAACTCAAAGCAGCTTTTTCTGCTTGTTATCTGTTGCATGACTTCTAACCCAACCATCAAAACTATTTAACCTCAGAGAAGATTCAGTTTCCAAAATGTTCAGTCACGTTACTGTTTTGCAGCATCGCATTTTTATTTCCACCCCTATTGCGATGAGAAAAAACAGCTTTCGATCAAACTTATCTTACTTTCTCAAAAAGATTCAAAGAGTCTATTGAGATTTCCCAAAAATGAATCCAAGAAATTATATTATGTTTGAAGGGCTTTGTTTTTGA
This window contains:
- the LOC141014941 gene encoding ribosomal biogenesis factor-like, whose product is MRISTQANSSSNKVCLWLLSAGGIRVTWNNLNIVFFREQRAGNMGKNKQKGKKQKNVFQVANKHLKPKNKAKPVTTTLKHINAVKNEKVENLNQIFTEVQRDVKSVSKSVAPEPKKRTQVVREPPKESVNVDNAAQLFSQL